A genomic segment from Thermodesulfobacteriota bacterium encodes:
- the dctP gene encoding TRAP transporter substrate-binding protein DctP encodes MAISIARSVNIRPPVRWLCLFLAATLLFAGAAAAADAARTDFQNNLQASLEAIWTGQEFSPEVKQRQQSLQTALTSGNVNKAELESMMEAAFLSLLDRQKTSRYALKALPERFNAIFAPHMDWKRGREIMWRAMASPVKKEDPVIFRVGTLAPPGTPWLSVPETIAFPEFERLSDGKFITKIYGGGVMGEDPEILKKMGSGQLDCCGCTALGVLETCPEAAVLLVPGLFTSFEEVDYIFEKFRKRLDDGFEKKGYVLWALIDTGFFYMFSTTKTAGLEDIKKQKVLTWFGSIETTFFKELGITPKPVAVPDIVAALNTGAAETNIAPAAWMLGMQAYQYSNYYIKPHLLYSPAAVIVSVDKKHKIQKQLGVSAVFSHNIIEVLAAEWNIVEPEWRRQIRMYEEKSLKAFETKCGMKSVTLSAEDQAVLQKVNKAVAQKLTGTVFPGDLLGEIQKALEEFRAKTH; translated from the coding sequence ATGGCTATTTCTATCGCGCGTTCAGTCAATATCCGGCCGCCGGTGCGGTGGTTATGCCTGTTCCTGGCGGCGACCTTGCTGTTCGCTGGCGCGGCCGCGGCAGCTGACGCCGCCCGCACGGATTTCCAGAACAACCTCCAGGCAAGCCTGGAGGCCATATGGACCGGACAGGAATTCAGCCCGGAAGTTAAGCAACGGCAGCAGTCGCTGCAGACCGCGCTGACGAGCGGCAACGTCAACAAGGCCGAACTGGAAAGCATGATGGAAGCGGCGTTTCTGTCCCTGCTGGACCGGCAGAAGACATCGCGATACGCGCTCAAAGCCCTGCCGGAACGATTCAACGCCATTTTCGCGCCCCATATGGATTGGAAAAGAGGCCGGGAAATCATGTGGCGGGCCATGGCGTCACCGGTCAAGAAAGAAGATCCCGTAATATTCAGGGTCGGCACCCTGGCGCCTCCGGGCACCCCCTGGCTGAGCGTTCCCGAGACCATCGCCTTTCCCGAGTTCGAACGGCTGAGCGACGGAAAATTTATAACCAAAATATACGGCGGCGGCGTCATGGGCGAGGACCCGGAAATTTTGAAAAAAATGGGCTCCGGCCAGCTGGACTGCTGCGGCTGCACCGCCCTGGGCGTGCTGGAGACCTGCCCGGAAGCGGCCGTCCTGCTGGTGCCAGGCCTGTTCACCAGCTTTGAAGAGGTGGATTACATCTTTGAAAAATTCAGAAAACGGCTGGACGACGGGTTTGAAAAAAAAGGATACGTCCTGTGGGCGCTGATCGACACCGGATTCTTTTACATGTTCTCCACCACCAAAACGGCCGGCCTGGAGGATATTAAAAAGCAAAAGGTCCTGACCTGGTTCGGTTCCATCGAAACCACCTTTTTCAAGGAACTGGGGATTACCCCCAAACCCGTGGCCGTGCCGGATATCGTAGCAGCGCTTAACACCGGCGCGGCCGAAACCAATATAGCCCCGGCCGCCTGGATGCTGGGCATGCAGGCCTACCAGTACTCGAACTATTATATCAAGCCACATCTGCTCTATTCACCGGCGGCCGTTATTGTCAGCGTCGATAAAAAACATAAAATTCAGAAACAACTGGGCGTTTCCGCCGTCTTTTCCCATAACATCATTGAGGTTCTGGCCGCCGAATGGAACATCGTTGAGCCGGAATGGAGACGGCAGATCAGAATGTACGAGGAAAAAAGTCTGAAAGCCTTTGAAACCAAGTGCGGCATGAAGTCCGTTACCCTGTCCGCTGAAGATCAGGCGGTCCTTCAGAAAGTAAATAAGGCCGTGGCGCAGAAACTGACCGGTACGGTATTTCCCGGTGACCTGTTGGGCGAAATTCAGAAGGCGCTGGAAGAGTTCCGGGCAAAAACACATTAA